One Actinomyces respiraculi DNA window includes the following coding sequences:
- the pheA gene encoding prephenate dehydratase gives MTAPTTPQRWSFLGPAGTFTEMALRQVAPPDVELDSCQDVPTALDRVRERQSDAAVVPIENSIEGGVNATLDNLVSGAPLTIAAEVAVPITFVLAGREGTRLEDVRAISTHPHAWAQCRGWVHRNLPDAVYVAGTSTSAPAKALAGSEDPGSLGYEAVLCNPLAAEQYGLAVIAGGVADNAGAITRFVKVTRPGRIGEPTGADKTTLQVQLPHDRSGALLGMLEQFSARGVNLSRIESRPVGDSLGRYRFSIDIEGHVREERVQAALIGLHRTCPQVRFLGSYPRLDARPVVVPAGTSDKDFIVARAWVKDVLDGRTL, from the coding sequence ATGACGGCCCCCACCACCCCCCAGCGCTGGTCCTTCCTCGGCCCGGCCGGCACCTTCACCGAGATGGCCCTGCGCCAGGTCGCCCCGCCCGACGTCGAGCTCGACTCCTGCCAGGACGTGCCCACCGCCCTCGACCGGGTGCGTGAGCGCCAGTCGGACGCCGCCGTCGTCCCCATCGAGAACTCCATCGAGGGCGGGGTCAACGCCACCCTCGACAATCTCGTCTCCGGTGCCCCGCTCACCATCGCCGCGGAGGTGGCCGTGCCCATCACCTTCGTCCTGGCCGGGCGCGAGGGCACCCGCCTGGAGGACGTGCGCGCCATCTCCACCCACCCCCACGCCTGGGCGCAGTGCCGGGGCTGGGTCCACCGCAACCTGCCCGATGCCGTCTACGTCGCCGGGACCTCCACCTCCGCACCGGCCAAGGCCCTGGCGGGCAGTGAGGATCCCGGCTCGCTCGGCTACGAGGCCGTCCTGTGCAACCCGCTGGCCGCCGAGCAGTACGGGCTCGCGGTCATCGCCGGGGGCGTGGCGGACAACGCCGGCGCCATCACCCGCTTCGTCAAGGTCACCCGCCCCGGGCGTATCGGGGAGCCCACGGGGGCGGACAAGACGACCCTCCAGGTCCAGCTCCCGCACGACCGATCCGGTGCCCTGCTCGGCATGCTCGAGCAGTTCAGTGCCCGCGGCGTCAACCTCTCGCGCATTGAGTCGCGGCCCGTGGGCGACTCCCTGGGCCGCTACCGCTTCTCCATCGACATTGAGGGGCACGTGCGCGAGGAGCGCGTGCAGGCGGCCCTCATCGGCCTGCACCGCACCTGCCCGCAGGTGCGCTTCCTCGGCTCCTACCCGCGCCTGGACGCCCGCCCCGTCGTCGTGCCCGCGGGCACGAGCGACAAGGACTTCATCGTCGCGCGCGCCTGGGTCAAGGACGTCCTCGACGGCCGAACCCTCTGA